One Globicephala melas chromosome 4, mGloMel1.2, whole genome shotgun sequence genomic window carries:
- the LOC115857492 gene encoding nmrA-like family domain-containing protein 1 has protein sequence MRMPPKGGSVARAILESKKYEVRALARDVTQPNGQVLRDLGAEVVKGDLNDKASVETLKGAFMVTNFWDHFSKEKERLWKGKSGNKEPKFAIIQVRDDGGLDQGDSSEDALPMGDVPMDGISVADVGEVICSIFNLPEKFVGKTVGLSAEALTVQQYADALSKGLGKEVRDAEITLEAYEKLEFPAAKEMAKMCHFYQMKPDCDSKLTHRLNHKVKSFSQFISKNQSALKGIYAVHTGP, from the exons ATGCGGATGCCTCCCAAA GGTGGCTCTGTGGCCAGGGCCATTTTGGAGAGCAAAAAGTATGAGGTGAGAGCACTGGCCAGGGATGTGACTCAACCAAATGGGCAGGTGCTCCGGGACCTTGGGGCCGAGGTGGTAAAAGGCGACCTGAATGACAAAGCATCAGTGGAGACCTTGAAAGGAGCCTTCATGGTGACCAACTTCTGGGACCATTTcagcaaagagaaagaa AGACTGTGGAAGGGCAAGAGTGGAAACAAGGAGCCCAAATTTGCAATAATCCAAgtcagagatgatggtggcttagaCCAGGGTGATAGCAGTGAggatg CACTGCCCATGGGGGATGTACCAATGGATGGTATCTCTGTTGCTGATGTTGGAGAGGTCATCTGCAGCATTTTTAATTTGCCAGAGAAGTTTGTAGGCAAGACCGTGGGTCTCAGTGCAGAAGCACTAACAGTACAGCAATATGCTGATGCTTTGTCCAAGGGTTTGGGGAAAGAAGTCCGAGATGCAGAG ATCACCCTGGAAGCTTACGAGAAGCTAGAATTTCCTGCAGCGAAGGAAATGGCCAAGATGTGTCATTTCTATCAAATGAAGCCAGACTGTGATAGCAAGCTCACCCACCGACTGAACCACAAAGTCAAAAGCTTCAGCCAgttcatctcaaagaaccagtcaGCCTTGAAGGGCATTTACGCTGTTCACACAGGCCCCTGA